One Thermoanaerobaculia bacterium DNA segment encodes these proteins:
- the rimP gene encoding ribosome maturation factor RimP produces the protein MTQEIGQIAEENGCRLLAVETAGAGRHLVLRLVLDKEEGVTLEDCERVSRDVSPLLDAEAPVGHRYHLEVSSPGLDRKLYSPEDARRFVGRRVKVQTVLPVEGSRNFRGTLESVDGDRLRIVDEDSRKTYNLSFGEVKVARLEPEWPAATGKRSS, from the coding sequence GTGACGCAGGAGATCGGGCAGATCGCCGAGGAGAACGGGTGTCGGCTGCTCGCGGTCGAGACCGCGGGCGCGGGGCGGCATCTCGTGCTCCGGCTCGTCCTGGACAAGGAGGAGGGGGTCACTCTCGAGGACTGCGAGCGCGTCTCCCGCGACGTCTCTCCGCTGCTCGACGCCGAGGCCCCCGTCGGCCACCGGTACCACCTCGAGGTGAGCTCCCCCGGGCTGGACCGGAAGCTCTATTCCCCCGAGGACGCCCGGCGCTTCGTCGGCCGGCGGGTGAAGGTGCAGACGGTCCTTCCCGTCGAAGGATCGCGCAATTTCCGCGGAACGCTCGAATCCGTCGACGGAGACCGGCTCCGGATCGTGGACGAGGATTCGCGAAAAACCTATAATTTGAGTTTTGGCGAGGTCAAGGTCGCACGGCTCGAACCCGAGTGGCCGGCCGCGACCGGGAAAAGAAGCTCATGA